From Thermoleophilia bacterium, one genomic window encodes:
- the cmk gene encoding (d)CMP kinase: MIIAIDGPAGAGKSTVAREVAKRLGMRYLDTGAMYRAVTLLALEAGLVPDRLEEVGALAAQARLRVVEQDNDLSRVFVGEREISEEIRGPLVSQHVSLVSADPAVRAVLTQRQREEAASGNVVLEGRDMGTVVAPQAEVKVFLTASVEERARRRQAQLQAKGVDSSLEQLMREIEARDTYDSSRVVAPLRKADDAVEIDTTSMTIDEVVNAICALAESKRGKCVEKCGGLTSSQSINSQSSNCRPTGSQSTQPAKWRLCGMIKGPMDTLLYRVAYAFVPELWRSVFRMKIEGVENVPLTGPVVLACNHRSNLDPFFLGSACPRMVHFMAKAELWKVKALGKLVEWMGGFPVRRGEADRQAVRRAFAILDAGGVLGVFPEGRRHRDLAQGPLGDIQPGISLFSLYDDVVTIPVVMEGTEKVAAGGRLAFPQVRVAFGPPLELPDRSLPRSERASETVRRLREAMLALVSSQVTTGGQRSNG, from the coding sequence ATGATCATAGCCATTGACGGTCCGGCTGGAGCCGGAAAGAGCACAGTGGCTAGAGAGGTGGCCAAGCGGCTAGGCATGCGTTACCTCGACACGGGGGCAATGTACCGGGCTGTTACTCTGCTTGCGTTGGAGGCTGGTCTAGTTCCTGACCGGCTCGAGGAAGTCGGCGCACTTGCTGCCCAAGCAAGACTGCGGGTCGTGGAGCAAGACAATGACCTTTCTCGCGTATTTGTAGGCGAGAGGGAGATCAGCGAGGAGATTAGAGGGCCCCTTGTTTCTCAGCACGTTTCACTTGTCTCTGCAGATCCAGCAGTGAGGGCTGTGCTTACCCAAAGACAGCGCGAAGAAGCGGCCTCGGGAAATGTAGTTCTGGAGGGCCGCGACATGGGTACTGTGGTTGCGCCTCAAGCGGAGGTGAAGGTTTTCCTCACCGCCAGCGTCGAAGAGCGGGCCCGACGAAGACAGGCTCAGCTGCAGGCCAAAGGAGTTGACTCTTCTCTCGAACAGCTAATGCGTGAAATAGAAGCCAGGGACACTTACGACTCTAGTAGGGTGGTTGCACCTCTTCGGAAAGCGGATGACGCCGTAGAGATCGATACCACTTCCATGACAATAGACGAAGTAGTAAATGCAATATGCGCGTTGGCGGAATCCAAACGCGGCAAGTGTGTCGAAAAATGCGGCGGTCTCACCAGCTCGCAGTCTATCAACTCTCAGTCGAGTAATTGCCGGCCGACCGGCTCACAGTCTACTCAGCCCGCCAAATGGCGGCTTTGCGGCATGATCAAAGGACCCATGGACACCCTTCTGTACCGGGTAGCTTACGCGTTTGTGCCTGAGCTGTGGCGCTCCGTGTTTCGCATGAAAATCGAAGGAGTTGAGAATGTTCCGCTGACCGGACCGGTGGTCCTTGCTTGTAATCACCGGTCTAACCTTGACCCGTTCTTCTTGGGATCAGCTTGTCCACGTATGGTGCATTTCATGGCAAAGGCGGAGCTCTGGAAGGTCAAGGCCTTGGGCAAATTGGTGGAGTGGATGGGAGGCTTCCCGGTACGGAGGGGAGAGGCCGACAGACAAGCGGTCAGACGAGCGTTCGCGATCTTAGACGCAGGAGGGGTACTGGGAGTGTTTCCCGAGGGGAGGCGCCACCGCGATCTTGCTCAAGGACCGTTGGGGGACATCCAGCCAGGCATAAGTCTTTTCTCTCTTTACGACGACGTAGTTACGATCCCTGTGGTAATGGAGGGTACAGAAAAAGTGGCTGCGGGAGGGAGACTAGCCTTTCCCCAGGTGAGGGTCGCGTTTGGGCCGCCGCTTGAACTCCCCGACAGGAGCCTTCCTCGATCTGAGCGTGCCTCCGAGACGGTTAGAAGGCTGCGTGAGGCAATGCTGGCCCTCGTCTCGTCACAAGTCACCACGGGTGGGCAGCGGAGCAATGGGTGA